One segment of Penaeus chinensis breed Huanghai No. 1 chromosome 14, ASM1920278v2, whole genome shotgun sequence DNA contains the following:
- the LOC125032037 gene encoding mucin-2-like, translating to MRWLALAQNTKEKLPEWRQQELNADALLKLLYSCQRSLPERSVQWTMSSLDSGVQTLADKCDGNGTEYRVGDEWSVRSVHGDSTNGDGDSDKNVNFIGTGNKACNGIRAVTCESTCTVVEANGSSLLCESTTAEPTTTEEPTTTTEPTTTEEPTTTAEPTTTVEPTTTEEPTTTAEPTTTVEPTTTEEPTTTAEPTTTEEPTTTAEPTTTEEPTTTAEHTTTVEPTTTEEPTTTVEPTTTVEPTTTEEPTTTVEPTTTEEPTTTEEPTTTAEPTTTEEPTTTAEPTTTVEPTTTEEPTTTAEPTTTEEPTTTAEPTTTVEPTTTEEPTTTAEPTTTEEPTTTAEPTTTVEPTTTEEPTTTAEPTTTEEPTTTAEPTTTEEPTTTAEPTTTVEPTTTEEPTTTVEPTTTVEPTTTEEPTTTEEPTTTAEPTTTEEPTTTAEPTTTEEPTTTAEPTTTVEPTTTEEPTTTVEPTTTIEHTTTEEPTTTVEPTTTEEPTTTVEPTTTVEPTTTEEPTTTEEPTSTVEPTTTVEPTTTEEPTTTVEPTTTEEPTTTAEPTTTVEPTTTEEPTTTAEPTTTVEPTTTEELTTTVEPTTTEEPTTAAEPTTTVEPATTEEVTPFVATTTPAATRPPKPGKGGKFYKLLIGVVQKVNGGRGCCC from the exons ATGCGGTGGTTGGCACTGGCTCAGAACACGAAGGAGAAATTGCCTGAGTGGAGACAACAGGAGCTGAATGCCGATGCACTTCTGAAGCTCCTCTACAGCTGTCAAAGAAGCCTTCCTGAAAGAAGTGTGCAATGGACGATGAGCAGTTTGGATTCTGGCGTCC AGACCCTGGCGGACAAGTGCGACGGGAATGGCACGGAATACCGCGTGGGAGACGAATGGTCAGTGCGAAGTGTTCATGGTGACAGTACCaatggtgatggcgatagtgataaaaatgtgaATTTCATCGGCACTGGGAATAAAGC GTGTAACGGAATCCGCGCTGTGACGTGTGAGAGCACTTGCACCGTCGTGGAAGCTAACGGATCCTCTCTGCTGTGTG AATCGACGACAGCTGAACCCACAACCACTGAGGAACCAACAACCACAACTGAACCCACAACCACTGAGGAACCAACAACCACAGCTGAACCCACGACCACAGTTGAACCCACAACCACTGAGGAACCAACAACCACAGCTGAACCCACGACCACAGTTGAACCCACAACCACTGAGGAACCAACAACCACAGCTGAACCCACAACCACTGAGGAACCAACAACCACAGCTGAACCCACAACCACTGAGGAACCAACAACCACAGCTGAACACACGACCACAGTTGAACCCACAACCACTGAGGAACCAACAACCACAGTTGAACCCACCACCACAGTTGAACCCACAACCACTGAGGAACCAACAACCACAGTTGAACCCACAACCACTGAGGAACCAACAACCACTGAGGAACCAACAACCACAGCTGAACCCACGACCACTGAGGAACCAACAACCACAGCTGAACCCACGACCACAGTTGAACCCACAACCACTGAGGAACCAACAACCACAGCTGAACCCACAACCACTGAGGAACCAACAACCACAGCTGAACCCACGACCACAGTTGAACCCACAACCACTGAGGAACCAACAACCACAGCTGAACCCACAACCACTGAGGAACCAACAACCACAGCTGAACCCACGACCACAGTTGAACCCACAACCACTGAGGAACCAACAACCACAGCTGAACCCACAACCACTGAGGAACCAACAACCACAGCTGAACCCACAACCACTGAGGAACCAACAACCACAGCTGAACCCACGACCACAGTTGAACCCACAACAACTGAGGAACCAACAACCACAGTTGAACCCACCACCACAGTTGAACCCACAACCACTGAGGAACCAACAACTACTGAGGAACCAACAACCACAGCTGAACCCACAACCACTGAGGAACCAACAACCACAGCTGAACCCACAACCACTGAGGAACCAACAACCACAGCTGAACCCACGACCACAGTTGAACCCACAACCACTGAAGAACCAACAACCACAGTTGAACCCACCACCACAATTGAACACACAACCACTGAGGAACCAACAACCACAGTTGAACCCACAACCACTGAGGAACCAACAACCACAGTTGAACCCACAACCACAGTTGAACCCACAACCACTGAGGAACCAACAACCACTGAGGAACCAACAAGCACAGTTGAACCCACCACCACAGTTGAACCCACAACCACTGAGGAACCCACCACCACAGTTGAACCCACAACCACTGAGGAACCAACAACCACAGCTGAACCCACGACCACAGTTGAACCCACAACCACTGAGGAACCAACAACCACAGCTGAACCCACGACCACAGTTGAACCCACAACCACTGAGGAACTAACAACCACAGTTGAACCCACAACCACTGAGGAACCAACAACCGCAGCTGAACCCACGACCACAGTTGAACCGGCGACCACTGAGGAAGTAACCCCATTTGTAGCCACCACAACCCCGGCAGCCACAAGGCCACCGAAACCAG GAAAGGGTGGCAAGTTTTACAAGTTGTTGATCGGTGTCGTTCAGAAAGTGAATGGTGGAAGAGGATGTTGCTGCTAA